The genomic window GTTTGTTGGGTTTGTTGAGCTTATTGGGTTTGTTGGGTTGATACCAGTCCCCAGGGTCAGCGGTTAGCGGTCGTCGGTCATCAGTCCCCGGTCGCCAGTTCAGGGTTCAGGGTTGAGAGTCTAGAGTTAAGAGTTGAGAGTTTAGGGTTCAGAGTTCAGCGTTGAGTGTTGAGAGCTAAGTGTTTAGAGTTGAGACGTTAGAGCCATTAGCTCTTGACTCTCCGCTCTTGACTCTCCGCTCTCCACACTCCGCTATCCGCTCCCCCCCACTTGACTATTCGCCCTCCGCTCTCCGCCTCTGGGAAAAATTGCTTGCGCGGGGTGTAACTCCATAATACAAAAGGTATAGTACAGTGGGGGTTGGGTTGATACCAGTCCCCAAGGGTATTTCGAATTTGCAATTTCGGATTGCGAATTTGAAATCTTCAACTCTGGACATGCGAAAAATTCGAAATTCGAATTCCGAAATCCGAAATTTCACGCGTTCTAGCCTGCTAGCGTCCTAGCGGATGAGGGGGGACACCTGGTGCCTGTCGGTCAGCGGATCCTCATCGCGGATAACGATCTGGTGGTTATGGAGGCCATATCCGATACGCTCTCGGCCAAGGACTATCAAATCATCCAGGCTCGAGACGGCCTCGAGGCACTGGAACGATTCCGAGACAATCCATGTGATCTGGCTATCCTCGACATCGTGCTCCCGAAAATCGATGGCCATGATCTCTGTCGCCTGATCAGGCAAGAGGAGCGGGGTCGCTTGCTGCCGATCATTGCGTTTACGGCGTTAGGCCCCCAGGATGTCGCCAAACTCCCCGGCTTGAGCGCCGACGCCTACGTAGCCAAGGGCCCGCTCAGTGTGGTCATCCCCAACATCCTAGAGGCCATCAAATCACTGCTGACCACTCGCCGGGGGCGCCAGGAGCCCCAGAGGATTTTTGGCTACGAAGGGTTCCGTCCGCGCCAGATCGTGAGTGAGCTGTTTGCGTCAAAGCAATACTACCAACGTCTGGTGCATGCCGTCGCCGATGTGGTCATCCATCTCGATGCCCATGCAAAGATCCTTTCGGCAAACGTTACGGCCTTGCGGTTGCTTGGGCAATCCGAAGCCGAGGTGACCGGTCGGCCACT from Candidatus Methylomirabilota bacterium includes these protein-coding regions:
- a CDS encoding response regulator; this translates as MPVGQRILIADNDLVVMEAISDTLSAKDYQIIQARDGLEALERFRDNPCDLAILDIVLPKIDGHDLCRLIRQEERGRLLPIIAFTALGPQDVAKLPGLSADAYVAKGPLSVVIPNILEAIKSLLTTRRGRQEPQRIFGYEGFRPRQIVSELFASKQYYQRLVHAVADVVIHLDAHAKILSANVTALRLLGQSEAEVTGRPLADLLTERDRSVFESFLAQLSQDPLGTKAASEVKLPGIRQRLRCRPVIDNGKIAAFLVTADSDSPMQKKK